The following are from one region of the Phormidium sp. PBR-2020 genome:
- a CDS encoding PAS domain S-box protein — translation MIMGIVELIQDDNYADLRFLSHNSATAIFFNLPGQSLEGKTLSELRLDSGIIQDIVGYYQQCQESQDCISFEYEQPTEFGCKWLLVTLNYLCVGNQGNPEFSYLIRDITGRRQAEIKRLEAEQRNRELQLIEPIFEVILAGYWDWNLRDNTEYLSPSFKKMFGYQDDELENHPDTWKNLVFPEDLPGTLEAIQNHLNSPATVPFYREVRYRHKTGSTVWILCSGQVIEWDEQGKPSRIIGCHIDITNQKEAELRLRQVNQELETFLENAPVLISRFDTEGRYLRVNPAFAKILNQNPSELLGQSFFDIFPESVIHLFKQRLQKVTDTLESLQVEDEICINGRTKNFQTILFPILADQAVAGFWAISEDITEQKQKALALQDSEQRYRTIIETTLEGVWLLDTEEITEFVNDRMAKMLGYTSSEMIGKPLTAFVPPDEKESIRKQIRNRRKGTGSQNIYRFCHKDNFDVWVMVSTTPLQDSQGNYQGCIGLLTDITNMIQIQDALRLSELQLSSLLNSSLDGIMAFQSIRDVEGTIIDFEYLIANPASCEMTGKTVEELIGNRLLSVMPGHQEDGLFDYYVQVVESGEPATREFYYNHEGLDSWFENIAVKLGDGFAVTFRDITQIKTYQATLETTNQELQKRLQDLRERHSEMQTLSKISDFLQACLTVKEACQVVATFMTSLFPDCSGGIFQLKESRYSLENVAQWGEDLYSQLEFSHQDCWGLRRGRLHRMAEQHGELRCNHLSSIPEGATTYCLPMVAQGETLGLFYLLVPPNLELSGSKRQLAQTVAEQLGLAIANLNLRQTLRQQSIRDALTGLYNRRYFEDILDQEIERAKSNQTALSLVMLDVDHFKNFNDTYGHDAGDHVLQSISQCLKNHLRVCDIVCRYGGEELAVILPGYDLETARAIAERLRQEIVQLSLYYENQLLGPVSASFGLANFPEAGDSHLTLFQAADRALYRAKTRGRNQVVLANPGFPPEGVKPDVE, via the coding sequence ATGATAATGGGGATTGTCGAGCTGATTCAGGACGATAATTATGCGGATCTTCGCTTCCTGAGTCATAACTCAGCCACTGCAATATTTTTTAATCTACCTGGACAATCTCTCGAAGGTAAAACACTATCTGAGCTACGTTTAGACTCTGGTATCATTCAAGATATTGTTGGCTATTATCAGCAATGTCAAGAAAGTCAAGACTGTATCTCGTTTGAATACGAGCAACCCACGGAGTTCGGCTGTAAATGGCTCTTGGTTACCCTTAATTATTTATGCGTGGGAAACCAAGGCAACCCTGAATTTTCCTATTTAATTCGAGATATTACAGGACGCAGGCAGGCAGAAATTAAGCGCCTTGAAGCTGAGCAACGTAATCGAGAATTACAACTCATTGAACCTATTTTTGAGGTGATTCTGGCGGGGTATTGGGACTGGAACCTCCGAGATAACACTGAGTATCTGAGTCCTAGTTTCAAAAAAATGTTTGGCTATCAAGATGATGAACTCGAAAATCATCCAGATACCTGGAAAAACTTGGTTTTTCCAGAAGATTTACCCGGCACTTTAGAGGCGATACAAAATCATCTCAATAGTCCGGCGACAGTTCCGTTTTATCGCGAAGTTCGCTATCGCCATAAAACTGGGTCTACGGTCTGGATTCTTTGCTCAGGACAAGTTATTGAATGGGATGAACAGGGGAAGCCCTCACGTATCATCGGCTGTCACATTGATATAACTAATCAGAAAGAAGCAGAGCTACGCTTGCGTCAAGTTAATCAAGAGTTAGAAACCTTTTTAGAGAATGCTCCAGTTTTGATTAGTCGCTTTGATACCGAAGGTCGATATTTGAGAGTTAATCCTGCTTTTGCAAAAATCCTTAATCAAAATCCGTCGGAACTTCTAGGTCAATCTTTTTTCGATATTTTCCCCGAGTCAGTCATTCATCTCTTCAAACAACGCTTGCAGAAAGTCACAGATACCCTAGAATCGCTACAGGTTGAGGATGAAATTTGTATTAATGGCCGGACTAAAAATTTTCAGACTATTTTATTTCCTATTCTTGCGGATCAGGCGGTTGCAGGCTTTTGGGCAATTTCAGAAGATATCACCGAGCAAAAACAAAAAGCACTTGCCTTACAAGACAGTGAGCAACGCTACCGAACTATTATTGAAACAACTCTAGAGGGGGTTTGGCTACTTGATACTGAAGAAATAACCGAATTTGTCAATGACCGGATGGCCAAAATGCTAGGTTATACCTCATCAGAGATGATTGGTAAACCCCTAACAGCTTTTGTCCCCCCAGATGAAAAAGAAAGTATCCGTAAACAAATTCGTAATCGACGCAAAGGGACTGGGTCACAAAACATTTATCGTTTTTGTCATAAAGATAACTTTGATGTATGGGTGATGGTTTCCACGACCCCATTACAAGATAGCCAGGGCAACTATCAGGGCTGTATTGGCCTCCTGACCGATATTACGAACATGATCCAAATTCAAGACGCTCTGAGGCTATCTGAGCTACAGTTAAGTAGCCTCCTCAATAGCTCTCTGGATGGGATTATGGCCTTCCAGTCCATTCGGGATGTTGAGGGAACCATTATTGACTTTGAATATCTCATTGCCAATCCAGCAAGCTGTGAGATGACCGGAAAAACTGTTGAAGAGTTGATCGGAAATCGGTTACTCTCAGTCATGCCCGGTCATCAGGAAGATGGACTATTTGATTACTATGTTCAGGTGGTCGAATCTGGGGAACCGGCAACTCGTGAGTTTTATTATAATCACGAGGGACTTGATAGTTGGTTTGAAAACATCGCGGTTAAACTTGGGGATGGCTTTGCCGTTACCTTTCGAGATATCACTCAAATTAAAACCTATCAGGCGACCCTAGAAACGACGAATCAAGAACTCCAGAAACGACTCCAGGATTTGCGGGAGCGTCACTCGGAAATGCAAACCCTTAGCAAAATCAGCGATTTTTTACAAGCTTGTCTGACCGTGAAGGAAGCCTGTCAAGTGGTCGCCACTTTTATGACATCCTTATTTCCCGATTGTTCTGGAGGGATCTTTCAACTGAAGGAGAGCCGTTATAGCTTGGAAAACGTGGCTCAATGGGGAGAGGATCTCTATTCCCAACTAGAGTTTTCTCATCAAGACTGCTGGGGACTGCGACGGGGACGACTGCATCGGATGGCTGAACAGCATGGAGAGTTACGCTGTAATCATTTAAGCTCTATTCCCGAGGGGGCGACCACCTACTGCCTTCCGATGGTGGCTCAAGGGGAAACCTTGGGTTTATTTTATCTGCTGGTTCCGCCCAACTTGGAATTGAGTGGTAGTAAACGTCAGTTAGCGCAAACTGTGGCTGAGCAGTTAGGACTGGCGATCGCCAACTTAAACCTACGCCAGACCCTACGGCAACAAAGTATCCGTGATGCTCTCACCGGACTGTATAACCGGCGTTATTTTGAAGATATCTTGGATCAAGAAATTGAACGAGCCAAGTCTAATCAGACGGCCCTGAGCCTGGTGATGCTAGATGTGGATCACTTTAAGAATTTCAACGACACCTATGGTCATGATGCAGGAGACCATGTTTTGCAATCCATTAGCCAATGTCTCAAGAATCATCTGCGTGTCTGTGATATCGTCTGTCGCTATGGGGGTGAAGAGTTAGCCGTGATTTTACCGGGCTACGACTTAGAAACGGCCCGGGCCATTGCTGAACGCTTGCGACAGGAGATCGTCCAACTCAGTCTCTACTACGAGAATCAACTTCTCGGGCCGGTGAGTGCCTCATTTGGCCTGGCCAACTTCCCTGAGGCGGGTGACTCTCATTTAACCCTGTTTCAAGCGGCAGACAGGGCGTTATACCGGGCTAAGACAAGGGGTCGGAATCAGGTGGTGCTAGCGAATCCGGGTTTTCCCCCGGAGGGGGTTAAACCTGACGTTGAGTGA
- the surE gene encoding 5'/3'-nucleotidase SurE produces the protein MAIALTNDDGIDAPGLMTLQEAVAQVTDEPVWVIAPDSHLSGCGHQVTTHQPLTIEERSEREIAVSGTPADCSRLALTHLCPEASWLLSGINFGGNLGVDEYISGTVAAVREAAILGVRAIAFSQYRDRRLSPPDWRVSRRYAVAVLQELMAHPLEAGCFWNVNFPHLPLPGAGPESPVPEMVFCRAGRQPLPTQLKRQGNQFIYVGDYSGRKRDPGDDVDICFSGRIAITQRQV, from the coding sequence ATGGCGATCGCACTCACCAACGACGATGGAATTGATGCACCGGGACTGATGACCTTACAGGAGGCGGTGGCCCAAGTCACCGATGAGCCGGTTTGGGTGATTGCTCCCGACTCTCATCTGTCCGGTTGCGGCCATCAGGTGACGACTCACCAGCCGTTAACGATTGAGGAGAGGTCAGAGCGTGAGATTGCCGTCAGTGGCACTCCCGCCGATTGTAGCCGCTTAGCCTTAACGCATCTATGTCCTGAGGCGAGCTGGCTCTTGTCAGGCATTAACTTTGGGGGCAATTTGGGAGTAGATGAGTATATTTCGGGAACCGTGGCGGCGGTGCGAGAAGCGGCGATTTTGGGGGTGCGGGCGATCGCCTTCTCCCAATATCGCGATCGCCGTCTTTCGCCCCCAGATTGGCGGGTGAGCCGTCGCTATGCGGTGGCGGTGTTACAGGAGTTGATGGCTCATCCCCTAGAGGCGGGTTGCTTCTGGAATGTCAATTTTCCCCATCTTCCCTTGCCGGGGGCCGGTCCCGAGTCCCCGGTCCCGGAGATGGTCTTTTGTCGGGCCGGCCGTCAACCCCTACCGACTCAGTTAAAGCGCCAGGGAAACCAATTTATCTATGTTGGGGACTATTCTGGACGGAAACGGGACCCAGGAGATGATGTGGATATCTGCTTCTCCGGTCGCATCGCCATCACTCAACGTCAGGTTTAA